Genomic window (Kwoniella botswanensis chromosome 1, complete sequence):
AGAGGACGAgctcctttcctccctcGCCGTCCCAGTCCAATCATACAACCCTGAATCAGACGCAGATGAATATAGGAGATTGCAGGAGCTGGAACAACATGCCTACGCGCAACAGCAATTGATGGTGGCCGAacaggagcaggagcagtTGCAGGCTTTGGAACAGGTCCCAGAGGATGTCAAGAGGGTGAGTGGGCGTGGACTTaggtttgaaagatggatatgaCATTATACAGTCGTTGCCTTCTTCAACGTCTTGACAAATGGGCAGATGTTCCTtttggagatggatcaaTTAGTGTCAGGATTCATGCTGACCTTCATGCGCTGGTCCAgttcctcgtcctcttccaccaAGCCATCCTCGAGAATGACTTACCAACCATCACCAACATGTACGAAAGTGGATGGAACAAGTTGACCCAAGCCCATTACTCTCAAAATGAATGGCCGGAAGCTGAACTCATCTCTCCCTTGGTCGGAAATGGTGAGCTAATTGGTTAGCATCTGTATGTAGAACCGACAGCTGACTTTGGGTTTGCAGATCAAGTTTTCCTGACCCTTTACCGAGAGGTGAGCCGCTCGAGTACCTGACCCACTGAACGACATGCTAACAATTTCTCGCATATCAATAGCTCTACTTCAGACATGTCTATGCTAAACTTCAACCTACTATCGACGATCGATTCCAATCATACGAAAACATCTGTGAACTCTTCAACTACCTTCTGAGTGAGTTCAACTTTCACTGACACGTGCACGTATGTTGTTGTGCTGACTTTACGCTGGATCTGACAGACTCTGACGGTCCTGTACCTCTTGACCTACCAATCCAATGGTTATGGGACATGCTCGACGAGTTCGTCTACCAgttctccaacttctctaCCTGGCGTGCCAACCCCAAAAacaagaatgaagaggaattagAAGCTTTGGCCGAAGCTCAAAACATCTGGTCATCTTACTCTGTCCTCAACGTTTTGTATTCCTTGGTTCAAAAATCACAAATCAACGAACAGCTCAGGGCGGAGAAACAAGGTAAAACGCCAGAAGAAGTTCAAGAATTAGCTGGAGAGTATGGAAGTAAACCTCTGTACAGGAATTTAGGTTATTTCTCTTTGATTTGTTTGTTGAGAGTGCATGTTCTTTTGGGTGATCCTACTTGTGAGTTTGCCTTCTGCGTACAGATCAGAATGATCAATACCAACCGCACCACATAACTTACGTTGATTGTCGCTGAAACTGATTCATGAATTTTGATAGTGGCCCTCCAAACAATGGAAAATGTCGATCTTTCAGGTGGTGCATTCTTAACCCGAATCACAGCTTGTCACGTTACCACCTACTATCATGTTGGATGTGCCTATATGGCTTTGGGAAGATGGCCAGATGCTATCAAGACTTTCATCTCcgttttgatcttcttcatcagaaTGAAGCAGTACCACACCAGGTCATACCAGTATGGatcggtgagtcagctggCAGACTCGGTCGGATTCGattttgagctgatattgtttACTTTTGATAGATAACCAAACAATGTGAGAGGATGTACGCCCTTCTCGCCATTTGCACTACCCTTTCGCCTGGACCTTCCGACGAGAGCATCATGAG
Coding sequences:
- a CDS encoding eukaryotic translation initiation factor 3 subunit L yields the protein MADPTAFYEPTEDELLSSLAVPVQSYNPESDADEYRRLQELEQHAYAQQQLMVAEQEQEQLQALEQVPEDVKRFLVLFHQAILENDLPTITNMYESGWNKLTQAHYSQNEWPEAELISPLVGNDQVFLTLYRELYFRHVYAKLQPTIDDRFQSYENICELFNYLLNSDGPVPLDLPIQWLWDMLDEFVYQFSNFSTWRANPKNKNEEELEALAEAQNIWSSYSVLNVLYSLVQKSQINEQLRAEKQGKTPEEVQELAGEYGSKPLYRNLGYFSLICLLRVHVLLGDPTLALQTMENVDLSGGAFLTRITACHVTTYYHVGCAYMALGRWPDAIKTFISVLIFFIRMKQYHTRSYQYGSITKQCERMYALLAICTTLSPGPSDESIMSIVKEHYADQLSVLQRGGDEAFETFKDLFLSASPKYLNVNPPPYEDPSALESYLANPPIDATQRHLELFLSDVVAVRGVSNIRNLLKLYTSIDASKLVTFSEGETEQEEILQQLMVLKAASRTYAKGQQQDTLLDGERIVTNNLDFTIDGSMVHVEETTSHRRYAGFFIRNAEHAQRVFNTIKSSPLPIQRKPTTSVTQTTTENKNEPKKAGAWQPKRARVAAQ